Proteins encoded in a region of the Candidatus Latescibacterota bacterium genome:
- a CDS encoding M48 family metallopeptidase: MDLKYTIKRSAKRDKLTITVERNREVVIHAPATASEETIARVVKSRRQWIFEKLSHTQKYQPLPHPPGKEFVSGESALYLGRAYRIEVVKKGLLEVQFKQRFLVPSEGGQRPHGALRAWYEARAKEVILPRVAAHAATLGVDYNQAKIVDARYRWGSCTVINNVNFNWRLIKAPSWVIDYVIIHELAHLIEANHTPRFWNIVRSQVTRMEKAKAWLSENGQLLEQEI, translated from the coding sequence ATGGACTTGAAGTACACCATCAAACGGTCGGCCAAGCGGGACAAGCTCACCATCACGGTCGAACGCAACCGAGAAGTCGTCATCCATGCGCCCGCCACAGCTTCCGAGGAGACCATCGCCAGGGTTGTCAAATCCCGTCGCCAGTGGATCTTCGAGAAGCTCAGCCACACCCAGAAATACCAGCCTCTGCCGCACCCCCCCGGCAAGGAATTCGTGTCAGGGGAATCGGCCCTGTATCTAGGCCGCGCGTACCGAATAGAGGTCGTCAAGAAGGGCCTCTTAGAGGTTCAGTTCAAACAGCGATTTCTGGTCCCTTCTGAGGGCGGGCAACGGCCCCACGGGGCCCTGAGGGCCTGGTACGAGGCCAGAGCAAAGGAAGTCATCCTCCCCCGTGTAGCGGCCCATGCAGCCACACTGGGTGTCGATTACAACCAAGCCAAGATCGTCGACGCACGGTACCGCTGGGGCTCGTGCACGGTCATAAACAACGTCAACTTCAACTGGCGACTGATTAAGGCCCCGTCCTGGGTGATCGACTACGTTATCATACATGAGCTGGCCCACTTGATCGAGGCGAACCACACTCCGAGGTTTTGGAATATCGTCAGATCGCAGGTGACCAGGATGGAGAAAGCGAAGGCATGGCTGAGTGAGAACGGGCAGCTTCTGGAGCAGGAAATCTGA